Proteins found in one Herbiconiux sp. A18JL235 genomic segment:
- the rnpA gene encoding ribonuclease P protein component has product MLASANRITHGSDYRSTVRRGSKHVGPNTVTYIRASDSSSDARFGFIVAKTVGVAVVRNRVRRRMKAACYELLPHVRPGVDVVVRALPGAASQPYRVLFEELSRSLTKGSVLA; this is encoded by the coding sequence GTGTTGGCCTCAGCCAATCGCATCACTCACGGCAGCGACTACCGCTCCACCGTTCGACGTGGTTCGAAGCACGTGGGGCCCAACACCGTGACCTACATTCGCGCATCCGATTCGTCGTCGGATGCGCGTTTCGGGTTCATCGTGGCCAAGACGGTCGGCGTGGCCGTGGTGCGCAACCGGGTTCGGCGCCGCATGAAAGCGGCCTGCTACGAACTCCTCCCCCACGTGCGACCAGGTGTCGACGTGGTCGTGCGGGCGCTTCCCGGAGCCGCGTCACAGCCTTACCGGGTACTGTTCGAAGAACTGTCGCGTTCTCTCACCAAAGGATCCGTGCTCGCATGA
- the dnaA gene encoding chromosomal replication initiator protein DnaA, translating into MADGAGSTEDNWRSVLDVLAHDERITPQLKGFLGLVVPKGILGGSFYLEVPNDFTRDMLEQRVRPSLLTALGTLDSRLAVSNFSVVVNPDVDGFETVTVTDPAPEASFTDSIVQSTPAVQETVGPLRNNDTRLNPKYSFDNFVIGGSNRFAHAAAVAVAEAPAKAYNPLFIYGDSGLGKTHLLHAIGHYAISLYPGVRVRYVSSEEFTNDFINSIANNRGAAFHSRYRDIDLLLIDDIQFLQGKAETQEAFFHTFNTLHDHNKQVVITSDLPPKHLTGFEDRMRTRFEWGLITDVQTPDLETRIAILRKKAQSERLRVPDDILEFMASKVSSNVRELEGTLIRVTAFASLNRTPVDMQLVQTVLKDLITLDDDNVIAPVDIINHTAEYFRLSVDDLYGSSRSQAIATARQIAMYLCREMTSLSLPKIGQLFGGRDHTTVMYANNKIGKLMTEKRSIYNQVTEISNRIKHNQRYKGA; encoded by the coding sequence TTGGCTGACGGTGCCGGTTCGACAGAAGACAACTGGCGCTCGGTGCTCGACGTGCTGGCGCACGACGAGCGCATCACCCCTCAGCTGAAGGGTTTTCTCGGCCTCGTGGTTCCGAAAGGCATCCTCGGCGGGTCGTTCTACCTCGAAGTCCCCAACGACTTCACGCGCGACATGCTCGAGCAGCGCGTGCGCCCCTCTCTTCTCACCGCGCTCGGAACCCTCGACAGCCGCCTGGCCGTCTCCAACTTCTCGGTGGTCGTGAACCCCGACGTCGACGGCTTCGAGACCGTCACGGTCACCGACCCGGCACCCGAGGCGAGCTTCACCGACTCCATCGTGCAGAGCACACCCGCCGTGCAGGAGACCGTCGGGCCGCTCCGCAACAACGACACCCGGCTGAACCCCAAGTACAGCTTCGACAACTTCGTCATCGGCGGGTCGAATCGCTTCGCCCACGCCGCGGCCGTCGCTGTCGCCGAAGCTCCCGCCAAGGCCTACAACCCCCTCTTCATCTACGGCGATTCCGGCCTCGGCAAGACCCACCTCCTCCATGCCATCGGTCACTACGCGATCTCGCTCTATCCCGGCGTCCGAGTGCGCTATGTGAGCTCGGAGGAGTTCACCAACGACTTCATCAACTCGATCGCCAACAACCGGGGCGCCGCGTTCCACAGCCGCTACCGCGACATCGACCTGCTCCTCATCGACGACATCCAGTTCCTGCAGGGCAAGGCCGAGACGCAAGAAGCGTTCTTCCACACCTTCAACACCCTGCACGATCACAACAAGCAGGTCGTCATCACCTCCGACCTGCCGCCGAAGCACCTCACCGGCTTCGAAGACCGGATGCGCACCCGCTTCGAGTGGGGACTGATCACCGACGTGCAGACCCCCGACCTCGAGACCCGCATCGCCATCCTGCGCAAGAAGGCACAGAGTGAGCGGCTCAGGGTGCCCGACGACATCCTCGAGTTCATGGCCTCGAAGGTCTCGTCGAACGTGCGGGAGCTCGAGGGCACCCTCATCAGGGTCACCGCGTTCGCGAGCCTCAACCGCACCCCGGTCGACATGCAGCTCGTGCAGACGGTGCTGAAAGATCTCATCACGCTCGACGACGACAACGTCATCGCACCCGTCGACATCATCAACCACACCGCCGAGTACTTCAGGCTCTCGGTCGACGACCTCTATGGCTCGTCGCGCTCGCAGGCGATCGCGACGGCGCGCCAGATCGCCATGTACCTGTGCCGTGAGATGACGAGCCTGTCGCTGCCGAAGATCGGGCAGCTGTTCGGCGGCCGCGACCACACCACGGTGATGTACGCCAACAACAAGATCGGCAAGCTGATGACCGAGAAGCGGTCGATCTACAACCAGGTCACCGAGATCTCGAACCGCATCAAGCACAACCAGCGCTACAAAGGCGCCTGA
- the rpmH gene encoding 50S ribosomal protein L34: MSKRTFQPNNRRRAKVHGFRLRMRTRAGRAILSARRRKGRTELSA; the protein is encoded by the coding sequence ATGAGCAAGCGAACCTTCCAGCCGAACAACCGCCGCCGCGCCAAGGTGCACGGCTTCCGTCTGCGCATGCGCACCCGTGCGGGCCGTGCGATCCTGTCGGCTCGCCGCCGCAAGGGCCGCACCGAGCTCTCCGCCTGA
- the yidD gene encoding membrane protein insertion efficiency factor YidD: protein MTSVLTALLLLPRNLAVLVLRGYRAVISPLYGDVCRYYPSCSSYTLQAIQQRGLVVGSALGVYRIARCHPWAKGGVDDVPPLRRLRYRLTPFGFVVPASHGKG from the coding sequence ATGACGTCGGTGTTGACCGCGCTGCTGCTGCTCCCCCGCAATCTCGCCGTTCTGGTGTTGCGTGGGTATCGCGCCGTGATCTCCCCACTGTACGGCGACGTGTGCCGCTACTACCCGTCGTGCTCCTCTTATACCTTGCAGGCGATCCAGCAGCGCGGACTCGTGGTGGGGTCAGCACTCGGCGTCTATCGCATCGCGCGCTGTCACCCCTGGGCGAAGGGTGGCGTCGACGACGTGCCGCCGCTTCGCCGCCTGAGATATCGGCTCACGCCGTTCGGTTTCGTCGTACCAGCTAGCCACGGAAAGGGCTGA